A DNA window from Setaria viridis chromosome 2, Setaria_viridis_v4.0, whole genome shotgun sequence contains the following coding sequences:
- the LOC117843773 gene encoding protein FAR1-RELATED SEQUENCE 5 isoform X2 has product MDSSQDSQEERHQRRENGEETEKAADYGSALSRKEATEELLGCIVHSEEEAYRLYCDYGHRIGFSVRKGKQSYFIGTKNIRTKDYYCSKEGLKYDEPVTEANFNRPDTRTNCKAMIRFRVDEKGRWTVIRFVPVHNHQLAKPGERHMLRSAKSLAFGKSGVIDPSASTESHPINGFSDTIEGDTVDNSGYTIRECYNQVGMQGITVIEAGDGQSLVSYFKRRTNEEGMFYWDVQVDQEGRMTNFFYRDGKCRNDYGCFGDAIIFDTTYRTNKYNLICAPFVGVDHHWQNVVFGCAFLLDESVASYVWLFKSFLESMGGKSPKSIFTDQDEAIMQAVEQVFPNTQHCFSYWHILKNAQSHLGSLNTSQAFQHLFMQGSDSEEDFEESWTAMLREYKLQDNSWLNDLHRFRHKWCSALNKDTFDGGINSSQWGEVSNNILSGISDENTSLTRFALLLEKVVKDLRRNESEEDFRCSQTAPVRAVKHSTVLKQAAESYTHRIYKLFEAEFLDGCGATSCHETSSGGNLLRFEITMQGRGSKVWAVALDTSTMEITCGCRKFERMGLLCSHALKVFTLQNVDTIPEKYVLKRWTKDARRSMFKLAQDDSTQQECTEAELAYRNRAMQYAYNLIMKSQELEESRKIFWDSLETGEKALEVFFEMRNMRTQAAKDASNREKKKKKPSKGPNSKKAKQAPAASSAGLELIVQTNEHQYQPSQDAQGNATIGRPYYYQAFPTAPIQPNQMYMHPNVHTMPLCTSQQDHLPAYAAIRPNSNFGGAKNI; this is encoded by the exons ATGGATAGCAGTCAAGATTCCCAAGAAGAGAGGCACCAAAGAAGGGAGAATGGTGAAGAAACAGAAAAGGCAGCTGATTATGGGAGTGCTTTGAGCCGCAAGGAGGCAACAGAAGAGCTCCTTGGTTGCATAGTCCATAGTGAGGAAGAGGCATACAGACTGTACTGCGACTATGGGCATCGGATCGGTTTTAGTGTGCGAAAGGGCAAGCAGTCCTACTTTATCGGTACCAAGAATATTCGAACAAAGGACTACTACTGCTCAAAGGAAGGGCTTAAGTATGATGAGCCTGTTACAGAAGCAAATTTCAATCGACCAGACACAAGAACTAATTGCAAAGCAATGATCCGCTTTAGGGTTGACGAGAAGGGGCGATGGACAGTCATACGCTTTGTTCCTGTGCATAATCACCAATTGGCGAAACCTGGGGAAAGGCACATGCTGAGATCAGCCAAGTCGCTTGCTTTTGGCAAATCAGGTGTTATAGATCCATCAGCATCTACAGAGTCACATCCAATAAATGGTTTCTCGGATACAATCGAAGGTGATACAGTTGATAATTCAGGGTATACTATAAGGGAGTGTTACAATCAAGTGGGCATGCAGGGTATTACGGTTATTGAGGCAGGCGACGGCCAAAGTCTTGTCAGCTATTTCAAGCGTAGAACCAACGAGGAAGGCATGTTTTATTGGGATGTCCAAGTTGATCAAGAAGGGCGCATGACCAACTTCTTCTATAGGGATGGTAAATGTAGAAATGATTATGGCTGCTTTGGAGATGCTATTATATTTGATACAACCTACCGCACTAATAAATATAACTTGATATGTGCCCCATTTGTTGGTGTTGACCACCACTGGCAGAATGTTGTTTTTGGCTGTGCATTCTTGTTAGATGAGTCTGTAGCTTCCTATGTCTGGTTATTTAAATCATTCTTGGAGTCAATGGGAGGGAAGTCACCAAAATCAATATTCACTGATCAGGATGAAGCCATTATGCAGGCAGTTGAGCAGGTTTTCCCTAACACACAACATTGCTTTTCCTACTGGCATATTCTGAAGAATGCACAATCTCATTTAGGCTCACTAAATACATCACAAGCATTTCAACATTTGTTTATGCAAGGATCTGACTCAGAAGAGGATTTTGAGGAATCATGGACTGCAATGCTCCGTGAATACAAACTACAGGATAATAGCTGGCTGAATGACCTTCATAGGTTCCGTCATAAATGGTGCTCAGCATTGAACAAGGATACATTTGATGGAGGGATCAATTCTTCTCAATGGGGGGAGGTTTCAAATAATATTCTCAGTGGAATTTCTGATGAAAATACCTCTCTTACACGTTTTGCCCTCTTGCTAGAAAAGGTTGTTAAGGATCTACGGAGAAATGAATCTGAAGAGGATTTTCGCTGTAGCCAAACTGCTCCAGTTCGTGCAGTTAAGCATAGTACAGTTCTGAAGCAGGCTGCAGAATCATATACACATCGGATCTACAAATTATTTGAGGCAGAATTTCTGGATGGATGCGGAGCAACTTCATGTCATGAAACTTCAAGTGGTGGAAATCTATTGAGGTTTGAAATTACGATGCAGGGGAGAGGTTCAAAAGTATGGGCTGTTGCTCTTGACACTTCTACCATGGAAATCACTTGCGGTTGCAGAAAATTTGAAAGGATGGGTCTTCTTTGTTCACATGCCCTCAAAGTCTTCACCCTGCAGAATGTGGACACAATTCCAGAAAAATATGTTTTGAAACGATGGACAAAAGATGCCCGGAGAAGCATGTTTAAACTTGCTCAAGATGATTCAACCCAACAGGAATGCACAGAGGCTGAACTTGCATATCGCAATCGGGCAATGCAGTACGCATATAACCTAATTATGAAGAGCCAGGAATTGGAAGAATCAAGAAAAATATTCTGGGACTCCCTTGAAACTGGAGAGAAGGCGCTTGAAGTGTTCTTTGAAATGAGAAACATGCGCACTCAAGCTGCCAAAGATGCTAGTAatagagagaaaaagaagaaaaaaccaTCAAAAGGACCAAACTCAA AAAAAGCAAAACAAGCCCCAGCAGCTTCCTCAGCTGGTCTGGAGCTGATTGTCCAAACTAATGAGCATCAATATCAACCTTCACAAGATGCTCAGGGTAATGCAACGATTGGAAGGCCATATTATTATCAG GCTTTTCCAACTGCCCCTATCCAACCAAATCAGATGTATATGCATCCGAATGTGCACACAATGCCCCTGTGCACATCACAG CAGGATCATCTGCCTGCATATGCTGCAATACGCcccaattcaaattttggtgGTGCCAAGAACATCTGA
- the LOC117843773 gene encoding protein FAR1-RELATED SEQUENCE 5 isoform X3, whose amino-acid sequence MDSSQDSQEERHQRRENGEETEKAADYGSALSRKEATEELLGCIVHSEEEAYRLYCDYGHRIGFSVRKGKQSYFIGTKNIRTKDYYCSKEGLKYDEPVTEANFNRPDTRTNCKAMIRFRVDEKGRWTVIRFVPVHNHQLAKPGERHMLRSAKSLAFGKSGVIDPSASTESHPINGFSDTIEGDTVDNSGYTIRECYNQVGMQGITVIEAGDGQSLVSYFKRRTNEEGMFYWDVQVDQEGRMTNFFYRDGKCRNDYGCFGDAIIFDTTYRTNKYNLICAPFVGVDHHWQNVVFGCAFLLDESVASYVWLFKSFLESMGGKSPKSIFTDQDEAIMQAVEQVFPNTQHCFSYWHILKNAQSHLGSLNTSQAFQHLFMQGSDSEEDFEESWTAMLREYKLQDNSWLNDLHRFRHKWCSALNKDTFDGGINSSQWGEVSNNILSGISDENTSLTRFALLLEKVVKDLRRNESEEDFRCSQTAPVRAVKHSTVLKQAAESYTHRIYKLFEAEFLDGCGATSCHETSSGGNLLRFEITMQGRGSKVWAVALDTSTMEITCGCRKFERMGLLCSHALKVFTLQNVDTIPEKYVLKRWTKDARRSMFKLAQDDSTQQECTEAELAYRNRAMQYAYNLIMKSQELEESRKIFWDSLETGEKALEVFFEMRNMRTQAAKDASNREKKKKKPSKGPNSKKAKQAPAASSAGLELIVQTNEHQYQPSQDAQGNATIGRPYYYQQAFPTAPIQPNQMYMHPNVHTMPLCTSQDHLPAYAAIRPNSNFGGAKNI is encoded by the exons ATGGATAGCAGTCAAGATTCCCAAGAAGAGAGGCACCAAAGAAGGGAGAATGGTGAAGAAACAGAAAAGGCAGCTGATTATGGGAGTGCTTTGAGCCGCAAGGAGGCAACAGAAGAGCTCCTTGGTTGCATAGTCCATAGTGAGGAAGAGGCATACAGACTGTACTGCGACTATGGGCATCGGATCGGTTTTAGTGTGCGAAAGGGCAAGCAGTCCTACTTTATCGGTACCAAGAATATTCGAACAAAGGACTACTACTGCTCAAAGGAAGGGCTTAAGTATGATGAGCCTGTTACAGAAGCAAATTTCAATCGACCAGACACAAGAACTAATTGCAAAGCAATGATCCGCTTTAGGGTTGACGAGAAGGGGCGATGGACAGTCATACGCTTTGTTCCTGTGCATAATCACCAATTGGCGAAACCTGGGGAAAGGCACATGCTGAGATCAGCCAAGTCGCTTGCTTTTGGCAAATCAGGTGTTATAGATCCATCAGCATCTACAGAGTCACATCCAATAAATGGTTTCTCGGATACAATCGAAGGTGATACAGTTGATAATTCAGGGTATACTATAAGGGAGTGTTACAATCAAGTGGGCATGCAGGGTATTACGGTTATTGAGGCAGGCGACGGCCAAAGTCTTGTCAGCTATTTCAAGCGTAGAACCAACGAGGAAGGCATGTTTTATTGGGATGTCCAAGTTGATCAAGAAGGGCGCATGACCAACTTCTTCTATAGGGATGGTAAATGTAGAAATGATTATGGCTGCTTTGGAGATGCTATTATATTTGATACAACCTACCGCACTAATAAATATAACTTGATATGTGCCCCATTTGTTGGTGTTGACCACCACTGGCAGAATGTTGTTTTTGGCTGTGCATTCTTGTTAGATGAGTCTGTAGCTTCCTATGTCTGGTTATTTAAATCATTCTTGGAGTCAATGGGAGGGAAGTCACCAAAATCAATATTCACTGATCAGGATGAAGCCATTATGCAGGCAGTTGAGCAGGTTTTCCCTAACACACAACATTGCTTTTCCTACTGGCATATTCTGAAGAATGCACAATCTCATTTAGGCTCACTAAATACATCACAAGCATTTCAACATTTGTTTATGCAAGGATCTGACTCAGAAGAGGATTTTGAGGAATCATGGACTGCAATGCTCCGTGAATACAAACTACAGGATAATAGCTGGCTGAATGACCTTCATAGGTTCCGTCATAAATGGTGCTCAGCATTGAACAAGGATACATTTGATGGAGGGATCAATTCTTCTCAATGGGGGGAGGTTTCAAATAATATTCTCAGTGGAATTTCTGATGAAAATACCTCTCTTACACGTTTTGCCCTCTTGCTAGAAAAGGTTGTTAAGGATCTACGGAGAAATGAATCTGAAGAGGATTTTCGCTGTAGCCAAACTGCTCCAGTTCGTGCAGTTAAGCATAGTACAGTTCTGAAGCAGGCTGCAGAATCATATACACATCGGATCTACAAATTATTTGAGGCAGAATTTCTGGATGGATGCGGAGCAACTTCATGTCATGAAACTTCAAGTGGTGGAAATCTATTGAGGTTTGAAATTACGATGCAGGGGAGAGGTTCAAAAGTATGGGCTGTTGCTCTTGACACTTCTACCATGGAAATCACTTGCGGTTGCAGAAAATTTGAAAGGATGGGTCTTCTTTGTTCACATGCCCTCAAAGTCTTCACCCTGCAGAATGTGGACACAATTCCAGAAAAATATGTTTTGAAACGATGGACAAAAGATGCCCGGAGAAGCATGTTTAAACTTGCTCAAGATGATTCAACCCAACAGGAATGCACAGAGGCTGAACTTGCATATCGCAATCGGGCAATGCAGTACGCATATAACCTAATTATGAAGAGCCAGGAATTGGAAGAATCAAGAAAAATATTCTGGGACTCCCTTGAAACTGGAGAGAAGGCGCTTGAAGTGTTCTTTGAAATGAGAAACATGCGCACTCAAGCTGCCAAAGATGCTAGTAatagagagaaaaagaagaaaaaaccaTCAAAAGGACCAAACTCAA AAAAAGCAAAACAAGCCCCAGCAGCTTCCTCAGCTGGTCTGGAGCTGATTGTCCAAACTAATGAGCATCAATATCAACCTTCACAAGATGCTCAGGGTAATGCAACGATTGGAAGGCCATATTATTATCAG CAGGCTTTTCCAACTGCCCCTATCCAACCAAATCAGATGTATATGCATCCGAATGTGCACACAATGCCCCTGTGCACATCACAG GATCATCTGCCTGCATATGCTGCAATACGCcccaattcaaattttggtgGTGCCAAGAACATCTGA
- the LOC117843773 gene encoding protein FAR1-RELATED SEQUENCE 5 isoform X1 yields MDSSQDSQEERHQRRENGEETEKAADYGSALSRKEATEELLGCIVHSEEEAYRLYCDYGHRIGFSVRKGKQSYFIGTKNIRTKDYYCSKEGLKYDEPVTEANFNRPDTRTNCKAMIRFRVDEKGRWTVIRFVPVHNHQLAKPGERHMLRSAKSLAFGKSGVIDPSASTESHPINGFSDTIEGDTVDNSGYTIRECYNQVGMQGITVIEAGDGQSLVSYFKRRTNEEGMFYWDVQVDQEGRMTNFFYRDGKCRNDYGCFGDAIIFDTTYRTNKYNLICAPFVGVDHHWQNVVFGCAFLLDESVASYVWLFKSFLESMGGKSPKSIFTDQDEAIMQAVEQVFPNTQHCFSYWHILKNAQSHLGSLNTSQAFQHLFMQGSDSEEDFEESWTAMLREYKLQDNSWLNDLHRFRHKWCSALNKDTFDGGINSSQWGEVSNNILSGISDENTSLTRFALLLEKVVKDLRRNESEEDFRCSQTAPVRAVKHSTVLKQAAESYTHRIYKLFEAEFLDGCGATSCHETSSGGNLLRFEITMQGRGSKVWAVALDTSTMEITCGCRKFERMGLLCSHALKVFTLQNVDTIPEKYVLKRWTKDARRSMFKLAQDDSTQQECTEAELAYRNRAMQYAYNLIMKSQELEESRKIFWDSLETGEKALEVFFEMRNMRTQAAKDASNREKKKKKPSKGPNSKKAKQAPAASSAGLELIVQTNEHQYQPSQDAQGNATIGRPYYYQQAFPTAPIQPNQMYMHPNVHTMPLCTSQQDHLPAYAAIRPNSNFGGAKNI; encoded by the exons ATGGATAGCAGTCAAGATTCCCAAGAAGAGAGGCACCAAAGAAGGGAGAATGGTGAAGAAACAGAAAAGGCAGCTGATTATGGGAGTGCTTTGAGCCGCAAGGAGGCAACAGAAGAGCTCCTTGGTTGCATAGTCCATAGTGAGGAAGAGGCATACAGACTGTACTGCGACTATGGGCATCGGATCGGTTTTAGTGTGCGAAAGGGCAAGCAGTCCTACTTTATCGGTACCAAGAATATTCGAACAAAGGACTACTACTGCTCAAAGGAAGGGCTTAAGTATGATGAGCCTGTTACAGAAGCAAATTTCAATCGACCAGACACAAGAACTAATTGCAAAGCAATGATCCGCTTTAGGGTTGACGAGAAGGGGCGATGGACAGTCATACGCTTTGTTCCTGTGCATAATCACCAATTGGCGAAACCTGGGGAAAGGCACATGCTGAGATCAGCCAAGTCGCTTGCTTTTGGCAAATCAGGTGTTATAGATCCATCAGCATCTACAGAGTCACATCCAATAAATGGTTTCTCGGATACAATCGAAGGTGATACAGTTGATAATTCAGGGTATACTATAAGGGAGTGTTACAATCAAGTGGGCATGCAGGGTATTACGGTTATTGAGGCAGGCGACGGCCAAAGTCTTGTCAGCTATTTCAAGCGTAGAACCAACGAGGAAGGCATGTTTTATTGGGATGTCCAAGTTGATCAAGAAGGGCGCATGACCAACTTCTTCTATAGGGATGGTAAATGTAGAAATGATTATGGCTGCTTTGGAGATGCTATTATATTTGATACAACCTACCGCACTAATAAATATAACTTGATATGTGCCCCATTTGTTGGTGTTGACCACCACTGGCAGAATGTTGTTTTTGGCTGTGCATTCTTGTTAGATGAGTCTGTAGCTTCCTATGTCTGGTTATTTAAATCATTCTTGGAGTCAATGGGAGGGAAGTCACCAAAATCAATATTCACTGATCAGGATGAAGCCATTATGCAGGCAGTTGAGCAGGTTTTCCCTAACACACAACATTGCTTTTCCTACTGGCATATTCTGAAGAATGCACAATCTCATTTAGGCTCACTAAATACATCACAAGCATTTCAACATTTGTTTATGCAAGGATCTGACTCAGAAGAGGATTTTGAGGAATCATGGACTGCAATGCTCCGTGAATACAAACTACAGGATAATAGCTGGCTGAATGACCTTCATAGGTTCCGTCATAAATGGTGCTCAGCATTGAACAAGGATACATTTGATGGAGGGATCAATTCTTCTCAATGGGGGGAGGTTTCAAATAATATTCTCAGTGGAATTTCTGATGAAAATACCTCTCTTACACGTTTTGCCCTCTTGCTAGAAAAGGTTGTTAAGGATCTACGGAGAAATGAATCTGAAGAGGATTTTCGCTGTAGCCAAACTGCTCCAGTTCGTGCAGTTAAGCATAGTACAGTTCTGAAGCAGGCTGCAGAATCATATACACATCGGATCTACAAATTATTTGAGGCAGAATTTCTGGATGGATGCGGAGCAACTTCATGTCATGAAACTTCAAGTGGTGGAAATCTATTGAGGTTTGAAATTACGATGCAGGGGAGAGGTTCAAAAGTATGGGCTGTTGCTCTTGACACTTCTACCATGGAAATCACTTGCGGTTGCAGAAAATTTGAAAGGATGGGTCTTCTTTGTTCACATGCCCTCAAAGTCTTCACCCTGCAGAATGTGGACACAATTCCAGAAAAATATGTTTTGAAACGATGGACAAAAGATGCCCGGAGAAGCATGTTTAAACTTGCTCAAGATGATTCAACCCAACAGGAATGCACAGAGGCTGAACTTGCATATCGCAATCGGGCAATGCAGTACGCATATAACCTAATTATGAAGAGCCAGGAATTGGAAGAATCAAGAAAAATATTCTGGGACTCCCTTGAAACTGGAGAGAAGGCGCTTGAAGTGTTCTTTGAAATGAGAAACATGCGCACTCAAGCTGCCAAAGATGCTAGTAatagagagaaaaagaagaaaaaaccaTCAAAAGGACCAAACTCAA AAAAAGCAAAACAAGCCCCAGCAGCTTCCTCAGCTGGTCTGGAGCTGATTGTCCAAACTAATGAGCATCAATATCAACCTTCACAAGATGCTCAGGGTAATGCAACGATTGGAAGGCCATATTATTATCAG CAGGCTTTTCCAACTGCCCCTATCCAACCAAATCAGATGTATATGCATCCGAATGTGCACACAATGCCCCTGTGCACATCACAG CAGGATCATCTGCCTGCATATGCTGCAATACGCcccaattcaaattttggtgGTGCCAAGAACATCTGA
- the LOC117843773 gene encoding protein FAR1-RELATED SEQUENCE 5 isoform X4, with amino-acid sequence MDSSQDSQEERHQRRENGEETEKAADYGSALSRKEATEELLGCIVHSEEEAYRLYCDYGHRIGFSVRKGKQSYFIGTKNIRTKDYYCSKEGLKYDEPVTEANFNRPDTRTNCKAMIRFRVDEKGRWTVIRFVPVHNHQLAKPGERHMLRSAKSLAFGKSGVIDPSASTESHPINGFSDTIEGDTVDNSGYTIRECYNQVGMQGITVIEAGDGQSLVSYFKRRTNEEGMFYWDVQVDQEGRMTNFFYRDGKCRNDYGCFGDAIIFDTTYRTNKYNLICAPFVGVDHHWQNVVFGCAFLLDESVASYVWLFKSFLESMGGKSPKSIFTDQDEAIMQAVEQVFPNTQHCFSYWHILKNAQSHLGSLNTSQAFQHLFMQGSDSEEDFEESWTAMLREYKLQDNSWLNDLHRFRHKWCSALNKDTFDGGINSSQWGEVSNNILSGISDENTSLTRFALLLEKVVKDLRRNESEEDFRCSQTAPVRAVKHSTVLKQAAESYTHRIYKLFEAEFLDGCGATSCHETSSGGNLLRFEITMQGRGSKVWAVALDTSTMEITCGCRKFERMGLLCSHALKVFTLQNVDTIPEKYVLKRWTKDARRSMFKLAQDDSTQQECTEAELAYRNRAMQYAYNLIMKSQELEESRKIFWDSLETGEKALEVFFEMRNMRTQAAKDASNREKKKKKPSKGPNSKKAKQAPAASSAGLELIVQTNEHQYQPSQDAQGNATIGRPYYYQAFPTAPIQPNQMYMHPNVHTMPLCTSQDHLPAYAAIRPNSNFGGAKNI; translated from the exons ATGGATAGCAGTCAAGATTCCCAAGAAGAGAGGCACCAAAGAAGGGAGAATGGTGAAGAAACAGAAAAGGCAGCTGATTATGGGAGTGCTTTGAGCCGCAAGGAGGCAACAGAAGAGCTCCTTGGTTGCATAGTCCATAGTGAGGAAGAGGCATACAGACTGTACTGCGACTATGGGCATCGGATCGGTTTTAGTGTGCGAAAGGGCAAGCAGTCCTACTTTATCGGTACCAAGAATATTCGAACAAAGGACTACTACTGCTCAAAGGAAGGGCTTAAGTATGATGAGCCTGTTACAGAAGCAAATTTCAATCGACCAGACACAAGAACTAATTGCAAAGCAATGATCCGCTTTAGGGTTGACGAGAAGGGGCGATGGACAGTCATACGCTTTGTTCCTGTGCATAATCACCAATTGGCGAAACCTGGGGAAAGGCACATGCTGAGATCAGCCAAGTCGCTTGCTTTTGGCAAATCAGGTGTTATAGATCCATCAGCATCTACAGAGTCACATCCAATAAATGGTTTCTCGGATACAATCGAAGGTGATACAGTTGATAATTCAGGGTATACTATAAGGGAGTGTTACAATCAAGTGGGCATGCAGGGTATTACGGTTATTGAGGCAGGCGACGGCCAAAGTCTTGTCAGCTATTTCAAGCGTAGAACCAACGAGGAAGGCATGTTTTATTGGGATGTCCAAGTTGATCAAGAAGGGCGCATGACCAACTTCTTCTATAGGGATGGTAAATGTAGAAATGATTATGGCTGCTTTGGAGATGCTATTATATTTGATACAACCTACCGCACTAATAAATATAACTTGATATGTGCCCCATTTGTTGGTGTTGACCACCACTGGCAGAATGTTGTTTTTGGCTGTGCATTCTTGTTAGATGAGTCTGTAGCTTCCTATGTCTGGTTATTTAAATCATTCTTGGAGTCAATGGGAGGGAAGTCACCAAAATCAATATTCACTGATCAGGATGAAGCCATTATGCAGGCAGTTGAGCAGGTTTTCCCTAACACACAACATTGCTTTTCCTACTGGCATATTCTGAAGAATGCACAATCTCATTTAGGCTCACTAAATACATCACAAGCATTTCAACATTTGTTTATGCAAGGATCTGACTCAGAAGAGGATTTTGAGGAATCATGGACTGCAATGCTCCGTGAATACAAACTACAGGATAATAGCTGGCTGAATGACCTTCATAGGTTCCGTCATAAATGGTGCTCAGCATTGAACAAGGATACATTTGATGGAGGGATCAATTCTTCTCAATGGGGGGAGGTTTCAAATAATATTCTCAGTGGAATTTCTGATGAAAATACCTCTCTTACACGTTTTGCCCTCTTGCTAGAAAAGGTTGTTAAGGATCTACGGAGAAATGAATCTGAAGAGGATTTTCGCTGTAGCCAAACTGCTCCAGTTCGTGCAGTTAAGCATAGTACAGTTCTGAAGCAGGCTGCAGAATCATATACACATCGGATCTACAAATTATTTGAGGCAGAATTTCTGGATGGATGCGGAGCAACTTCATGTCATGAAACTTCAAGTGGTGGAAATCTATTGAGGTTTGAAATTACGATGCAGGGGAGAGGTTCAAAAGTATGGGCTGTTGCTCTTGACACTTCTACCATGGAAATCACTTGCGGTTGCAGAAAATTTGAAAGGATGGGTCTTCTTTGTTCACATGCCCTCAAAGTCTTCACCCTGCAGAATGTGGACACAATTCCAGAAAAATATGTTTTGAAACGATGGACAAAAGATGCCCGGAGAAGCATGTTTAAACTTGCTCAAGATGATTCAACCCAACAGGAATGCACAGAGGCTGAACTTGCATATCGCAATCGGGCAATGCAGTACGCATATAACCTAATTATGAAGAGCCAGGAATTGGAAGAATCAAGAAAAATATTCTGGGACTCCCTTGAAACTGGAGAGAAGGCGCTTGAAGTGTTCTTTGAAATGAGAAACATGCGCACTCAAGCTGCCAAAGATGCTAGTAatagagagaaaaagaagaaaaaaccaTCAAAAGGACCAAACTCAA AAAAAGCAAAACAAGCCCCAGCAGCTTCCTCAGCTGGTCTGGAGCTGATTGTCCAAACTAATGAGCATCAATATCAACCTTCACAAGATGCTCAGGGTAATGCAACGATTGGAAGGCCATATTATTATCAG GCTTTTCCAACTGCCCCTATCCAACCAAATCAGATGTATATGCATCCGAATGTGCACACAATGCCCCTGTGCACATCACAG GATCATCTGCCTGCATATGCTGCAATACGCcccaattcaaattttggtgGTGCCAAGAACATCTGA